The Xiphias gladius isolate SHS-SW01 ecotype Sanya breed wild unplaced genomic scaffold, ASM1685928v1 HiC_scaffold_1476, whole genome shotgun sequence genome window below encodes:
- the mxra5a gene encoding matrix-remodeling-associated protein 5, giving the protein MKMDPPAVCVLQTLLALMILPPAVSVSCPWPCSCPQPTELHCTFRSLITIPATVSKYVERMNLGFNSINEISEKSLAGLRKLELLMVHGNDIHTLPDGVFRDLMSLQMLKISYNKLKEINRHTLQGLWSLARLHLDHNRLEFIHPDAFQGLTSLRLLQLEGNQLQQLHPATFTTFTLMSHFHISTLRHLYLSDNGLTSLPSGLVATMPQLENLYLHGNPWSCDCNMRWLNVWDKTSPGVLKCKKDRALPGGQLCPMCSSPRHLQKKELQALENLVCSSPVISSPQRTSQPEDTESEVMTTDNFREPFGSISLGLSDEHGNEVDLECSIGEPREITKINWEQVNQLQLASNITLSVDLECPVDREKYERLWRLIAYYSNVPAHLQREIMLNKEPHPTYVYRQDSEKDALYYTGVKVNVMAQPAWLMQTSADLQLNRLQSSAKMVKLILSTDLSETVEADLVQRQKRTWVLIESTNTTHKVLSAILGSPSQIYCNVHSSGQPVIQWMLPDGSKVEAPYRSPDNRVSVSSDGRLVIKSVSHTDTGIYYCIAKVHGDLAVLPFHLTVQESSSPPPGEDASITPTEGFSGNPISLPCTASGSPDAEINWILPNNDIVSFHAKSSRALVYSNGTLHIPQTQLFDSGYYKCIAMNQHGVDTLAAKISVIRRKGFVRPLRKFLERPQSASGVNTQINVLTEDPEEASGDTEVTQEVSPMNRKDPLRRRNPGVVAPGRRGLHPSRNMWRRPPVIRKPTSPEDRKNIVESRRRINMTKSKIDPEKWADILAKIRDRNAQNTVTPLLVQHTTERRLTEQTTQSQETIEGSSDGVTGQEKENQDYLTTPHTPVPHTQMKTNKQNTQGQGTHVTSNHYNAHNTHDMTSNSQHTHIIHATSEPHTMQTTNNVRYTTPDTNGDLYITSSSVFFLPQTTSVPLHAVTYWQANTNSASSSSTFSLQKNHSTNKDVDGVKTIDWSKALKKSSKTDRPNTVAISNNDRKLSSNGSQIILSVNPNESETSQEENGKYHSETATTSQLHTQPKDTIDDLDSKTMITTASPATTLVPTTTRRRPEMQLPPFVRQPNSRRKNGDRRKRPNRKKQKLNDTTPFIATTPANALLASVKTTASTQLKIEPLEVTTAKYNTTVPFTSSQAASLGRLSHKESTVSRHYNKAATKPSSLPTSPPKSKDSLLPPAKPLFKSTSVAPSFPTASTGVGQGKMSPQTALRISENASPREYLDMLTSTTQQRFMGSPIPTPSTTGDRGPVPCSDNSSGCFHTATVQTDVKVNQSDYQYTPTEKGGEMLVKETGMHFSLLPSLSASATTLIEHEIKTSSGYASGGSMHFEGDSETEQVTTKKSTQLERYNHSSSQNNTTSSESEVDWNLKETVNTGVIVDAPITITTITTPPPGTSSRPDPVIPSREVPHVTLPKTSSTGAKMGPLLKYTTQEAPRITVNHGQEQIKPIMTTSESRRISDHHPATQSPDHKLTSPALELTSGQTIKPMANPAPTITAIQTNPFRERLLTSIPDLSRMHQLPGQGSVPRGKPKIIEKNFQTVTVKVETDAQLPCEAKGEPEPFLSWTKVASGASIAQNTRVQRFEVHTNGTLIIRNTQHMDGGQYLCMVQNQYGTDKMVVNLVVMSQHPRLLQPRNTDITVHLGEKVDLECKVEGHPMPRVTWVLPNHVHMAATPFAVPLQQRVAVLSNGTLRIRQASYTDRGIYKCIGSSAAGTDTASVHLYVSALPPVIQQTQNENTTLPEGSPAYIHCTATGAPQPIIRWITPDGVQLTASQFFTGNNIIVFPNGTLYIRGLGQGNAGRYECSASNVVATSRRTVILTTRRYPSSSKASITSSSPKRKDVIYGSRLLLNCVASGEPDPWIIWRTPSKKLVDAQYSFDPRIKVFPNGTITVHSVTDKDSGDYLCVARNKMGDDYVLLRVNVLTKPAKIEQKQQRSSQQVVYGGDFKVDCVASGLPDPEISWALPDGTMVNPVKQRDRVSGGRSRRYLVFDNGTLYFNDVGMPEEGDYTCYAENQHGKDEMKVRVKVKIATFPPKIQDKDRKIVRVFYGETITLRCNAKGVPMPVIVWISPTNRVISPALDKYQVLDNGTLVVQKVQRFDGGNYTCMASNSAGQDHKVIMLEVLVTPPMINGLRETASAVKVTAVQDQQKLVDCVAKGIPTPRIMWVLPGNVILPAPYYSNRMTVHQNGTLEIRSPKRTDSGQLACIARNEGGEVRLVVHLDVKEVVERPKIRGPETDSRSLTVGNAMTLNCSSEGSTPPHVTWILPNGTPLLSGARFSKFFHQPDGSLIINNPSVGEAGTYRCLGRNSGGLVESTITLSLGRKPEINNRYNSPVSIMNGETLLLHCLTNGKPLRLTWTLPSGVVLNRPQRAGRYSILPNGTLAIQQVSVFDRGSYVCRAANEYGSSLLSVSVIVIAYPPRITNGPPSVTYAKRGVAIQLNCIATGIPRVEIAWETPDKTRLAVSAQPRLFGNKYLHPQGSLIVQNPTQGDAGIYRCTARNAIGIDTKATFLNVF; this is encoded by the exons ATGAAGATGGACCCCCCCGCCGTGTGCGTCCTCCAGACCCTGCTGGCGCTGATGATCTTGCCCCCTGCTGTCTCCGTCTCCTGCCCCTGGCCCTGTTCCTGCCCCCAGCCCACTGAGCTCCACTGCACCTTCCGCTCCCTTATCACCATCCCAGCCACTGTATCTAAATATGTGGAACGCATGAACCTGGG gttCAACAGCATTAATGAAATCTCAGAGAAATCACTGGCTGGTCTGAGGAAGCTCGAGCTTCTGATGGTTCATGGAAATGACATCCACACTCTACCTGATGGAGTGTTCAGGGACCTCATGTCACTGCAG ATGTTGAAGATTAGTTACAACAAGCTGAAGGAGATCAACAGACATACCCTTCAGGGTCTGTGGTCTTTGGCCCGGTTACACCTGGATCACAATCGATTAGAGTTCATCCATCCAGATGCCTTCCAGGGCCTCACCTCCCTGcgactgctgcagctggaaggCAACCAACTTCAGCAGCTGCACCCAGCAACGTTCACCACCTTCACTCTAATGAGCCACTTCCACATTTCCACTCTAAGGCACCTCTACCTTTCAGACAATGGACTGACGTCACTGCCCTCCGGGCTGGTGGCAACCATGCCTCAGCTGGAGAATCTGTATCTCCATGGGAACCCATGGAGCTGTGACTGCAACATGAGGTGGCTCAATGTCTGGGATAAAACCTCACCAG gtgtattgaaatgtaaaaaggacAGGGCCCTTCCTGGTGGACAGCTGTGTCCTATGTGTTCCTCTCCCAGGCACCTCCAGAAGAAAGAGCTCCAGGCTTTGGAGAACCTGGTCTGCAGCAGCCCCGTCATCAGCTCTCCTCAGAGGACTTCTCAACCTGAGGACACTGAAAGTGAGGTCATGACCACAGACAACTTCAGGGAACCATTTGGAAGCATCTCCCTGGGCCTGTCTGATGAACATGGGAATGAGGTGGATCTGGAGTGTAGTATTGGCGAGCCAAGAGAGATTACCAAGATCAATTGGGAGCAGGTCAACCAGCTCCAGCTGGCCTCCAACATCACTTTGTCAGTGGATCTCGAATGTCCTGTTGATAGAGAAAAGTATGAACGACTTTGGAGGCTAATTGCTTACTACAGCAATGTGCCAGCCCACTTACAAAGGGAGATTATGCTCAACAAAGAGCCTCATCCAACCTATGTGTATAGACAGGACTCTGAGAAGGATGCCCTTTACTACACTGGTGTTAAAGTTAACGTCATGGCCCAGCCAGCATGGCTGATGCAGACATCTGCAGACCTTCAGCTGAACAGACTTCAATCATCAGCCAAGATGGTAAAATTGATCCTGAGCACGGACCTCTCAGAGACAGTGGAGGCGGACCTGgtacagaggcagaaaaggACATGGGTCCTGATTGAGTCAACAAACACAACTCATAAAGTGCTGAGTGCTATCCTGGGAAGCCCAAGTCAAATTTACTGTAACGTGCACAGTTCTGGCCAACCAGTAATTCAATGGATGCTGCCAGACGGCTCCAAAGTGGAGGCACCATACAGAAGTCCAGACAACAgggtgtctgtgtccagtgatGGAAGGCTGGTCATTAAATCCGtcagccacacagacacaggaatTTACTACTGCATTGCCAAGGTTCATGGAGACCTGGCTGTCCTGCCATTCCATCTGACAGTACAGGAATCTTCCAGCCCTCCCCCAGGAGAGGATGCCTCAATAACACCCACTGAGGGATTTTCAGGGAATCCCATTTCCCTGCCTTGCACAGCATCTGGCTCCCCTGATGCTGAAATTAACTGGATTCTACCAAACAACGACATAGTTAGTTTCCATGCCAAATCCTCCAGAGCTTTGGTCTATTCCAACGGCACTCTACATATCCCACAGACTCAGTTATTTGACAGTGGTTATTATAAATGCATTGCCATGAATCAACATGGTGTGGACACACTTGCTGCAAAAATCTCTGTCATCAGGCGCAAAGGGTTCGTAAGGCCTCTGAGGAAGTTTCTAGAAAGACCTCAGTCAGCCTCAGGGGTCAACACTCAGATTAATGTCCTCACAGAGGATCCAGAGGAGGCATCAGGCGACACTGAAGTAACTCAGGAGGTTTCTCCAATGAACCGGAAGGATCCTTTGAGGAGAAGAAATCCAGGAGTTGTGGCCCCAGGAAGGAGGGGTCTCCATCCATCGAGGAATATGTGGCGGAGGCCACCAGTGATTCGAAAACCAACAAGTCCTGAAGACAGGAAGAATATAgttgagagcaggaggaggattAATATGACAAAGAGTAAAATAGACCCAGAGAAATGGGCTGATATTTTGGCCAAGATTAGAGATAGAAATGCTCAGAATACTGTGACACCACTCCTGGTTCAGCACACTACGGAGAGGAGACTGACAGAGCAGACAACACAGTCACAAGAAACTATTGAAGGATCATCGGATGGCGTGACTGGGCAGGAGAAAGAGAACCAGGATTACCTAACAACACCACACACTCCAGTACcacatacacaaatgaaaactaataaacaaaatacacaagGCCAGGGAACCCATGTGACATCTAATCATTACAATGCACATAATACACATGATATGACATCAAacagtcagcacacacacatcatacacGCTACATCAGAGCCACACACAATGCAGACTACAAACAATGTAAGGTACACAACCCCTGATACAAACGGGGATCTATACATAACTTCAAGCAGTGTATTTTTCCTCCCACAGACCACATCTGTTCCACTACATGCTGTCACTTACTGgcaggcaaacacaaacagtgcaagTAGCAGCAGTACATTTTCTCTACAAAAGAACCATAGCACAAATAAAGATGTTGATGGAGTCAAAACAATTGATTGGTCCAAGGCATTGAAGAAGAGCAGCAAAACAGATAGACCGAATACTGTTGCAATCTCTAATAATGACAGAAAGCTTTCCTCGAACGGAAGTCAAATTATCCTTTCAGTCAACCCAAATGAATCAGAGACAAGccaagaagaaaatggaaaatatcatAGTGAGACTGCAACAACATCACAGCTGCATACCCAGCCAAAGGACACAATTGATGACTTGGATTCTAAAACAATGATCACAACAGCATCTCCAGCAACTACACTTGTGCCCACCACTACAAGGAGGAGACCTGAAATGCAATTGCCCCCGTTTGTCCGACAGCCTAACTCCAGGAGAAAGAATGGGGATCGGAGGAAAAGaccaaacagaaagaaacaaaagctgaatGACACCACCCCGTTTATTGCCACCACACCTGCAAATGCTCTGCTAGCAAGCGTCAAGACCACTGCCTCTACACAGCTAAAAATAGAACCATTAGAAGTTACAACAGCCAAATACAATACCACTGTGCCTTTCACCAGTAGCCAAGCAGCGTCATTAGGCAGACTGAGTCATAAAGAAAGCACAGTCTCCAGGCATTATAACAAGGCAGCCACCAAACCCTCTTCACTACCAACTTCTCCCCCCAAATCTAAGGACAGCCTTCTACCCCCAGCCAAACCACTGTTCAAAAGCACATCCGTGGCACCATCATTCCCAACTGCCTCTACAGGAGTGGGTCAAGGAAAGATGAGTCCTCAAACAGCCTTAAGAATCTCAGAGAATGCGTCTCCTCGGGAGTACTTGGATATGCTCACGTCAACCACTCAGCAGAGGTTTATGGGCAGCCCTATTCCAACTCCTTCTACTACAGGAGACCGTGGACCTGTGCCATGTTCTGACAATTCCTCTGGGTGTTTTCACACTGCAACAGTGCAAACAGATGTCAAGGTCAATCAATCAGACTATCAATACACACCAACTGAAAAGGGTGGAGAGATGCTTGTGAAAGAAACTGGGATGCATTTTTCACTGCTGCCGTCCCTATCTGCCTCAGCTACTACATTGATCGAGCATGAAATCAAGACAAGTTCTGGATATGCTTCAGGTGGCAGTATGCATTTTGAGGGTGATTCAGAGACAGAACAGGTTACCACAAAGAAATCTACACAACTTGAAAGATATAATCATAGTTCTAGTCAAAATAACACCACAAGCAGTGAGTCAGAGGTAGATTGGAATCTTaaagaaactgtaaacacaGGAGTTATTGTTGATGCTCCTATCACAATTACCACCATAACAACACCTCCACCTGGTACATCATCAAGGCCTGATCCTGTGATCCCATCAAGAGAAGTGCCACATGTCACACTACCCAAAACGTCCTCCACAGGAGCTAAAATGGGACCTTTGCTGAAGTACACTACCCAGGAGGCTCCTAGGATCACAGTCAACCATGGTCAAGAACAAATCAAACCTATAATGACCACATCAGAGTCTAGGAGAATTTCAGACCACCATCCTGCAACCCAGTCACCTGACCATAAACTGACTTCCCCTGCCTTAGAATTGACCAGTGGGCAGACAATCAAGCCGATGGCCAATCCTGCCCCAACAATTACTGCAATCCAAACTAATCCATTCAGAGAGAGACTACTAACATCTATTCCAGATTTGTCCAGAATGCACCAGCTACCTGGACAAGGATCTGTTCCAAGAGGGAAGCCAAAGATAATTGAGAAGAATTTCCAAACTGTCACAGTGAAAGTTGAAACAGATGCTCAGCTTCCCTGTGAGGCTAAGGGAGAGCCAGAGCCCTTTCTGTCATGGACTAAAGTTGCTAGTG GGGCAAGTATTGCTCAGAACACCAGGGTTCAGAGGTTTGAGGTCCATACAAATGGTACATTAAtcatcagaaacacacagcacatgGACGGGGGCCAGTACCTGTGTATGGTCCAGAACCAGTATGGTACAGACAAAATGGTGGTCAACCTAGTGGTCATGTCTCAGCATCCGCGGCTGCTGCAGCCTCGGAACACAGACATCACAGTGCATCTAGGAGAAAAAGTGGATTTGGAGTGTAAAGTTGAGGGGCACCCTATGCCTAGAGTCACATGGGTGCTCCCTAACCATGTCCACATGGCTGCTACCCCATTTGCTGTGCCCCTTCAGCAGCGTGTGGCTGTCTTGAGTAATGGAACCCTTCGGATCAGACAGGCCAGTTACACGGACAGAGGAATCTATAAGTGCATTGGCAGCAGTGCAGCTGGAACTGACACTGCCTCAGTCCATCTTTATGTTTCAGCATTGCCACCTGTgattcaacaaacacaaaatgaaaacaccacCCTCCCAGAGGGCAGCCCCGCCTACATCCACTGCACCGCCACAGGTGCCCCTCAGCCTATCATCCGCTGGATCACACCTGATGGCGTACAGCTCACTGCTTCCCAGTTTTTTACTGGAAACAATATTATTGTCTTCCCCAATGGGACCCTCTACATACGGGGATTGGGCCAGGGAAATGCTGGGAGATACGAGTGCTCAGCCAGTAACGTAGTGGCAACCAGCAGGAGAACGGTGATCTTGACCACAAGGAGGTATCCGTCCTCTTCCAAGGCCAGTATCACCTCATCATCCCCCAAGAGAAAAGATGTGATATACGGGAGTAGGCTGCTTCTCAACTGTGTGGCATCCGGAGAGCCAGATCCCTGGATCATCTGGCGGACACCCTCTAAAAAGCTGGTGGATGCTCAGTACAG ttttgaccCCAGGATCAAGGTCTTCCCTAATGGCACTATAACCGTTCATTCTGTGACCGACAAGGACAGTGGTGACTACTTGTGTGTGGCACGTAACAAGATGGGTGATGACTATGTTCTGTTGAGGGTCAACGTGCTGACAAAGCCAGCAAAAATCGAACAGAAGCAGCAGCGATCCAGTCAGCAGGTGGTGTATGGTGGAGACTTTAAGGTGGATTGTGTGGCCTCTGGGCTCCCCGACCCTGAGATTAGCTGGGCACTCCCAGATGGCACCATGGTGAACCCAGTCAAACAGAGAGACCGTGTCAGTGGAGGACGTAGTCGCAG gtaTCTGGTGTTCGACAATGGTACGCTGTATTTCAACGATGTTGGCATGCCAGAAGAAGGTGACTACACCTGCTACGCTGAGAACCAACATGGCAAAGATGAGATGAAGGTCAGAGTCAAGGTCAAGATTGCAACATTCCCACCAAAAATCCAAGATAAAGATCGAAAGATCGTCAGAGTTTTCTACGGTGAGACCATTACACTGAGATGTAACGCCAAAGGGGTACCAATGCCGGTCATTGTATGGATATCCCCTACAAACAGAGTGATCTCCCCTGCATTAGACAAATACCAGGTCCTGGACAATGGGACACTGGTGGTTCAAAAGGTCCAACGTTTTGATGGAGGTAACTACACCTGCATGGCCAGCAACAGTGCGGGACAAGACCATAAAGTCATCATGCTGGAGGTCCTGGTAACACCTCCGATGATCAACGGCCTAAGAGAAACTGCCAGTGCTGTCAAGGTAACCGCAGTCCAGGATCAGCAGAAGCTGGTGGACTGTGTGGCAAAGGGAATCCCCACCCCTCGCATCATGTGGGTTCTACCAGGAAATGTAATCCTCCCCGCACCGTACTACAGCAACAGAATGACAGTTCACCAAAATGGTACCTTAGAAATCCGGTCACCCAAGAGGACAGACTCGGGGCAGCTGGCTTGTATTGCTCGTAATGAAGGAGGGGAGGTCAGGCTGGTAGTTCATTTGGATGTGAAAGAGGTTGTCGAGAGGCCAAAAATTAGAGGCCCAGAAACAGATAGCCGGTCACTGACTGTTGGGAATGCTATGACTTTGAATTGCTCCTCTGAGGGCTCAACACCACCTCATGTCACATGGATCCTACCCAACGGCACACCTTTGCTTAGTGGTGCTCGATTCTCTAAGTTTTTTCATCAGCCTGATGGCTCTTTGATCATCAATAACCCATCTGTTGGTGAAGCTGGTACGTACCGCTGTCTGGGGCGTAATTCTGGAGGGCTTGTAGAAAGTACAATCACTTTGTCCCTGGGGAGAAAGCCTGAGATCAACAACAGATACAACTCTCCTGTTAGCATCATGAATGGGGAAACACTTTTGCTCCATTGTCTAACCAATGGCAAACCCCTCAGACTAACATGGACGCTACCAAGTGGGGTTGTCCTCAACAGGCCACAGAGAGCTGGACGATATTCTATACTGCCCAATGGGACGCTTGCAATCCAACAAGTATCAGTCTTTGATCGGGGATCCTACGTATGCCGAGCTGCAAATGAGTATGGTAGTTCTCTGCTCTCTGTATCGGTAATTGTGATTGCATACCCACCACGAATTACCAACGGCCCTCCCTCTGTTACTTATGCTAAACGTGGAGTTGCTATTCAGTTGAACTGTATAGCAACTGGGATTCCCAGAGTGGAGATAGCATGGGAAACACCTGATAAAACCCGCTTGGCTGTCAGTGCACAGCCACGCCTTTTTGGAAACAAGTACCTCCATCCGCAAGGTTCCCTCATTGTCCAGAACCCAACACAAGGAGATGCTGGCATCTACCGGTGCACAGCTAGGAATGCCATTGGCATAGACACTAAAGCTACATTTCTCAATGTGTTCTAA